Proteins encoded within one genomic window of Conchiformibius steedae:
- a CDS encoding cytochrome c biogenesis protein ResB produces MSKIPLIRRPWFAFLSSMRFAVALLCVLAIASVIGTVLQQNQPPQNYVVKFGPFWAEMFRSLGLFDVYASWWFVLIMLFLVISTGLCLWRNIPPFLREMRSFRLNATAKSLTHMRHNAALPQLNPAVAQRYLEVNGFRVKSQSRDDGTLLLAAKKGSANKWGYILAHSALIVICIGGLIDSNLLLKLGMLGGRIVPEQNAVFARDFQPHSILGTQNPSFRANAEIVEGQTTSAAFINADKGMLLQELPFSVELKKFHIDFYDTGMPKDFASDLRITDTASGEVINKTIRVNHPFTHRGVTLYQASYGDGGSDVQFRTWNLGGNGEAAAMKAVSQRQYPLDLGSTGQYRLEFGELRVYNVENLDSPDTPDNLSGKLHEVRSVRQDKKFQNVGPTITFKIRDRAGQAREYVNYMLPLLREGSLYFATGERANANEPYRWLMIPADAQGKPDSFMALRETLRRPEAQEKIIAQAAAAVSEEVRPQFQEAVKHLLAQFQRGGFHTIDSHIKNTVPAAEQQKTGELMYQILIGAMHHALDEALAYKQLPAMPAGEARNKFILNSLDAYTGLTQFSAPVLLQMTGYKSVNMSGIQMSKSPGAGLVYLGSLLLVLGTVFMFYVREKRAWLLFDGDNAHFAMSAARNERELNREFPEHLHKLSVLAQETAESPQAHEKP; encoded by the coding sequence ATGTCAAAAATCCCCCTTATCCGCCGTCCGTGGTTTGCCTTTTTAAGTTCCATGCGTTTTGCCGTGGCGCTGTTGTGTGTCTTGGCGATTGCCTCGGTTATCGGCACGGTGCTGCAACAAAATCAGCCCCCGCAAAACTATGTCGTTAAATTCGGACCGTTTTGGGCGGAAATGTTCCGTTCTTTGGGTTTGTTTGACGTTTACGCCTCATGGTGGTTTGTGCTGATTATGCTATTTCTTGTGATTAGCACAGGGCTGTGTCTGTGGCGCAATATTCCGCCCTTTTTGCGCGAGATGCGTTCGTTCCGCCTCAACGCCACCGCCAAATCGCTGACCCACATGCGCCACAACGCCGCCCTTCCCCAGCTGAATCCCGCCGTGGCACAGCGTTATTTGGAAGTAAACGGCTTCCGCGTCAAAAGCCAAAGCCGCGACGACGGCACACTATTGCTCGCCGCCAAAAAAGGTTCTGCCAACAAATGGGGTTATATTTTGGCGCACAGCGCCCTAATTGTGATTTGCATTGGCGGATTGATTGACAGCAACTTATTGTTAAAACTGGGTATGTTGGGCGGGCGCATTGTGCCTGAACAAAACGCCGTGTTTGCCCGCGATTTTCAGCCACACAGCATTTTAGGCACGCAAAACCCCTCTTTCCGCGCCAATGCCGAAATCGTAGAAGGACAAACCACTTCCGCTGCCTTTATCAACGCCGACAAAGGCATGCTGCTGCAAGAACTGCCCTTTAGCGTGGAACTGAAAAAATTTCATATTGATTTTTACGATACGGGCATGCCCAAAGATTTTGCCAGCGACCTGCGCATTACCGATACCGCCAGCGGCGAAGTCATCAACAAAACCATCCGCGTCAATCACCCCTTTACCCATCGCGGCGTTACCCTGTATCAGGCAAGCTATGGCGACGGCGGTTCAGACGTGCAGTTTCGCACATGGAATTTGGGCGGAAACGGCGAAGCCGCCGCTATGAAAGCCGTTTCCCAACGCCAATACCCCCTTGATTTGGGCAGCACGGGACAATACCGTTTGGAATTTGGCGAACTGCGCGTGTATAACGTAGAAAACTTGGACAGCCCCGACACCCCCGACAACCTATCGGGCAAGCTGCACGAAGTGCGCAGCGTGCGCCAAGACAAAAAATTTCAAAATGTCGGACCCACCATTACCTTTAAAATCCGCGACCGTGCAGGACAAGCCCGCGAATACGTCAATTATATGCTGCCGCTGTTGCGCGAAGGCAGCCTGTACTTTGCCACAGGCGAACGCGCCAACGCCAACGAACCCTACCGCTGGCTGATGATTCCCGCCGATGCACAGGGCAAACCCGACAGCTTTATGGCATTGCGCGAAACCCTGCGCCGTCCCGAAGCACAAGAAAAAATCATTGCCCAAGCCGCTGCCGCCGTTAGCGAAGAAGTGCGCCCGCAGTTTCAAGAAGCCGTCAAACACCTGTTGGCACAATTTCAACGCGGCGGTTTTCACACCATCGACAGCCACATTAAAAACACCGTTCCCGCTGCCGAACAGCAAAAAACGGGCGAGCTGATGTATCAGATTTTAATCGGCGCGATGCACCACGCCCTAGACGAAGCCCTTGCTTACAAACAGCTTCCCGCCATGCCCGCAGGCGAAGCACGGAATAAATTTATTCTCAACAGCTTGGATGCCTACACAGGTTTAACGCAATTTTCCGCGCCCGTGCTGCTGCAAATGACAGGTTACAAGTCCGTGAATATGTCGGGGATTCAAATGAGTAAATCCCCTGGTGCAGGCTTGGTGTATTTGGGTTCGCTGCTGCTGGTGTTGGGAACGGTATTTATGTTTTATGTGCGCGAAAAACGCGCATGGCTGCTGTTTGACGGCGACAACGCCCATTTTGCCATGTCCGCAGCGCGAAACGAGCGCGAATTAAACCGCGAGTTCCCCGAACATCTGCACAAATTAAGCGTATTGGCACAAGAAACGGCGGAAAGCCCACAAGCACATGAAAAACCGTAA
- a CDS encoding YczE/YyaS/YitT family protein yields MKNRKVLPHTRWSAPSLWRPTPLSLTVLLLSLALFGVGEAMLVLGALGSTPWTVLAQGIALTTGVGLGWVTFAVSAVVLLLWLPLRMRPGIGTLCNMVVIAAVLGLMVQLLPAPDALWARLLLCMGGVLTVGTASALYLTCHLGAGPRDGLMVGICRATGWRIGVVRTALEVSVCAAGWLLGGTFGAGTLLFAFGVGWVVQAAVAWIAPATPSQ; encoded by the coding sequence ATGAAAAACCGTAAAGTTTTACCGCATACGCGCTGGTCTGCGCCCTCACTGTGGCGACCCACGCCCTTGTCGCTGACGGTATTGCTACTGTCGCTGGCATTGTTTGGCGTGGGCGAAGCGATGTTGGTGCTGGGTGCTTTGGGTTCAACACCGTGGACGGTACTGGCACAGGGCATTGCGCTGACCACGGGTGTGGGTTTGGGTTGGGTAACGTTTGCTGTGAGCGCGGTGGTGCTACTGTTGTGGCTGCCGCTGCGAATGCGCCCTGGTATCGGTACGCTGTGCAATATGGTGGTGATTGCAGCAGTGTTGGGGTTGATGGTGCAACTGTTGCCCGCGCCCGATGCGCTGTGGGCAAGACTGCTGTTGTGCATGGGTGGGGTGCTGACGGTGGGAACGGCTTCGGCATTGTATTTAACCTGCCATTTGGGTGCAGGTCCACGAGACGGTTTGATGGTAGGCATCTGTCGTGCTACGGGCTGGCGCATCGGCGTAGTGCGTACTGCTTTGGAAGTATCGGTATGCGCGGCAGGCTGGCTGTTAGGCGGAACATTTGGCGCAGGCACGCTGCTGTTTGCCTTTGGCGTGGGCTGGGTGGTACAGGCAGCCGTGGCATGGATTGCGCCCGCCACGCCATCACAATAA
- the ccsB gene encoding c-type cytochrome biogenesis protein CcsB — protein sequence MSHHSSDRIPAPPLPQHELLQQRAFLKTLRPSDWLFAAVVLTITITAHIKIPHHMDVYEVAILWSSAAIAIGLGWFFKPMRWFMLGTAAAAGLAVWLYAGNIAHASDQIAAATGKAQGKFLLRYFLSSQSAVMWQCALTILAFAAYSVGALAARQAQKRRPDAPTSNLLLNLGTNLAWAGAFAGFTGLLVRWHESYLLRPNNGHIPVSNLYEVFILFMVITALMYLYYEKKFAMQKLGGFVYGLMCVLAGFVVWYSVSRGAHQIQPLIPALQSWWMKIHVPANFIGYGAFGMAAMFGIAELLALRGSRFLPDPAHIEEAMYKAIAVGFLFFTIATILGALWAADAWGRYWSWDPKETWAFIVWLNYAVWLHMRLVAGWRGKVLAWWAIIGLFITAFAFVGVNMFLSGLHSYGQL from the coding sequence ATGAGCCACCATTCATCTGACAGGATTCCAGCACCGCCGCTGCCGCAGCACGAATTGTTGCAGCAACGTGCGTTTCTCAAAACCCTGCGCCCGTCTGACTGGCTGTTTGCCGCAGTCGTACTGACAATAACCATCACAGCACACATCAAAATCCCGCATCACATGGATGTGTATGAAGTGGCGATTTTATGGTCAAGTGCTGCCATTGCCATTGGTTTGGGCTGGTTTTTCAAGCCCATGCGCTGGTTTATGCTGGGAACGGCTGCTGCTGCGGGTTTGGCGGTGTGGCTGTATGCGGGCAACATCGCCCACGCCAGCGACCAAATCGCTGCTGCCACAGGCAAAGCCCAAGGCAAATTTTTACTGCGCTACTTTTTAAGCAGCCAATCCGCCGTGATGTGGCAATGCGCCCTGACCATATTGGCGTTTGCTGCTTACAGCGTGGGCGCACTCGCCGCACGTCAGGCACAAAAACGCCGTCCCGATGCCCCCACAAGTAATTTGTTATTGAATTTAGGCACAAATCTGGCATGGGCAGGCGCGTTTGCAGGCTTTACGGGATTGCTGGTGCGTTGGCACGAAAGCTATCTGCTGCGCCCCAACAACGGACACATTCCTGTGTCTAACCTGTATGAAGTGTTTATTTTATTTATGGTGATTACCGCGCTGATGTATCTGTATTACGAGAAAAAATTTGCCATGCAAAAGCTGGGCGGATTTGTGTACGGGCTGATGTGCGTATTGGCGGGTTTTGTGGTGTGGTACAGCGTTTCGCGCGGCGCACACCAAATCCAACCGCTGATTCCCGCCTTGCAATCGTGGTGGATGAAAATTCACGTTCCCGCCAACTTTATCGGCTACGGCGCATTTGGTATGGCGGCGATGTTCGGTATTGCCGAGCTATTGGCACTGCGCGGCAGCCGTTTCCTGCCCGACCCCGCCCATATTGAAGAAGCCATGTACAAAGCCATTGCGGTTGGCTTTCTATTTTTTACCATTGCCACCATTTTGGGCGCACTATGGGCAGCAGACGCATGGGGACGCTACTGGAGCTGGGACCCCAAAGAAACATGGGCGTTTATCGTTTGGCTGAACTACGCCGTGTGGCTGCACATGCGTTTGGTGGCAGGCTGGCGCGGTAAAGTGTTGGCGTGGTGGGCGATTATCGGCTTGTTTATTACCGCTTTTGCCTTTGTGGGCGTGAATATGTTTTTAAGCGGACTGCATTCCTACGGACAACTTTAA
- the grxC gene encoding glutaredoxin 3 encodes MNTHPVILYTRPFCPYCTRAKALLAQVGADNVQEINIDGDNALFEEMQTRSNGGRTVPQIFIGDTHVGGFTDMAALHQQGGLLPLLGIS; translated from the coding sequence ATGAACACCCATCCCGTTATTCTGTACACCCGCCCCTTCTGCCCCTACTGCACCCGTGCCAAAGCCCTGTTGGCACAAGTGGGCGCGGATAATGTTCAAGAAATCAATATTGACGGCGACAACGCCCTGTTTGAAGAAATGCAAACACGCAGCAACGGCGGGCGCACCGTTCCGCAAATCTTTATCGGCGACACCCATGTTGGCGGTTTTACCGATATGGCAGCCCTACACCAGCAAGGCGGATTGCTGCCGCTGTTGGGTATCAGCTAA